Proteins encoded by one window of Rutidosis leptorrhynchoides isolate AG116_Rl617_1_P2 chromosome 7, CSIRO_AGI_Rlap_v1, whole genome shotgun sequence:
- the LOC139860552 gene encoding pentatricopeptide repeat-containing protein At3g49170, chloroplastic-like translates to MAVKFRIHGFMKAIRRNGNTITHHNNLNRFLVPISSSSCFSNYHSKSSSSCEHPINDVIKEFDDMIQTRPLPPVEGFNMILHNLATQKTYSYSSSTLVLKMFEQMSAVGIPINTSTADSLIKCYCHLQQTIHSFTILRRCLKQGIECNNVSMYNTILDGFIGEDRTHEAERLFKKMFIFNNNNNNNTDELELVYPKPNIDSYNTMLKGLCKVGDNFTAIALLRIMDGRGGCCKPDIVSYNTVINGLCIDPGVVNTIDDALKLFNEMFLIKGIRPNADTYKSLIYAFCELGRWDEVCKMVKRMEDDENMSSLDTTGIFNIIVNALCKQNKSDEAWDVFIFMLENGYHPDTVTSNSVIKMFCSQGGMMSAASETFNLLEMTPGIKPDIVTYNRLIDGYMKDLNKDLAIITYSSIPEQLVDNVTRFLISGLLNPETNHHHYPSKPEYRYDIKRRYLHRLYTQPYYLFFEALNLFDFMDGHELNMNIEVYNILIFGANKSGRFDVARRLFHELTSVKGGGGGGLQPDDVTYTLLIRGFCDKRLFKDAKRMFVEMKRRGFLPDGVVDLNQLPLCYLERDEFFFDLDSDFRF, encoded by the coding sequence ATGGCAGTGAAATTCAGAATTCATGGTTTTATGAAAGCAATTAGAAGAAATGGTAATACTATTACTCATCATAATAATCTCAATCGTTTTCTTGTTCCAATATCTTCATCATCGTGTTTCAGTAATTATCACTCTAAATCTTCTTCTTCTTGTGAGCATCCGATTAATGACGTTATCAAAGAGTTTGATGATATGATACAGACACGACCTCTGCCTCCTGTTGAAGGGTTTAATATGATTTTACATAATCTTGCTACCCAAAAAACATATTCATATTCTTCTTCTACCCTTGTTCTTAAAATGTTTGAACAAATGTCTGCAGTTGGCATTCCTATTAATACTTCCACTGCCGATAGTTTAATTAAGTGTTACTGTCATTTGCAACAAACCATACATAGTTTCACTATCTTACGTCGTTGCTTAAAACAGGGCATTGAATGCAATAATGTGTCGATGTACAATACCATCTTAGACGGGTTTATCGGTGAAGATAGGACCCACGAGGCCGAAAGATTGTTCAAAAAGATGttcatctttaacaacaacaacaacaacaacacagaTGAATTAGAATTAGTTTATCCAAAACCTAATATTGACAGCTACAACACTATGCTTAAAGGGCTTTGTAAGGTTGGGGATAACTTTACCGCCATTGCTTTGCTTAGAATAATGGACGGAAGAGGCGGTTGTTGTAAACCCGATATAGTGTCGTATAATACTGTAATCAATGGTCTTTGTATCGACCCAGGGGTAGTAAATACGATAGATGACGCTTTAAAGCTCTTTAATGAAATGTTTTTAATCAAAGGTATTCGTCCCAATGCAGATACGTACAAGTCGTTAATTTACGCCTTTTGTGAATTGGGTCGTTGGGATGAGGTTTGTAAGATGGTAAAACGAATGGAGGATGATGAAAACATGTCTTCTTTAGATACTACGGGAATCTTCAATATAATAGTTAATGCCCTTTGCAAACAAAATAAGTCAGATGAGGCTTGGGATGTTTTCATATTTATGCTTGAAAATGGTTATCATCCTGACACAGTCACATCCAATTCGGTTATTAAAATGTTCTGTTCCCAAGGTGGAATGATGAGCGCAGCGTCGGAAACGTTTAATCTGTTGGAGATGACACCAGGCATCAAACCTGATATCGTTACGTACAACAGGTTAATAGACGGGTATATGAAGGATTTGAATAAAGACTTGGCTATCATAACGTATAGTAGCATACCTGAACAACTTGTCGACAATGTGACTCGCTTCCTTATATCAGGGTTGCTAAACCCTGAGACCAACCATCATCATTATCCATCAAAACCAGAATATCGATATGATATCAAGCGCAGGTACTTGCATCGTTTATATACGCAGCCCTATTACTTGTTTTTTGAGGCGCTCAATTTGTTCGATTTCATGGATGGGCATGAGCTAAACATGAATATTGAGGTGTACAATATCCTCATATTTGGGGCAAACAAGAGTGGAAGGTTTGATGTTGCAAGGAGACTTTTCCATGAGCTAACAAGTGTtaaaggaggaggaggaggaggtttGCAACCTGATGATGTGACGTACACTCTGCTTATTCGCGGGTTTTGTGATAAACGTTTATTTAAGGATGCGAAAAGGATGTTTGTAGAAATGAAACGAAGGGGTTTCTTGCCTGATGGTGTCGTAGATTTGAATCAGCTTCCGTTATGTTATTTGGAGAGAGATGAATTTTTTTTCGATTTAGATTCCGACTTTCGTTTTTAA